A genomic window from Elaeis guineensis isolate ETL-2024a chromosome 3, EG11, whole genome shotgun sequence includes:
- the LOC105041120 gene encoding mitogen-activated protein kinase kinase 9, which produces MAVVRQRRVNLTLELPLPDSASATGDCRLRLPLPAPPAVAASASASTSEHRLSDFEKLQVLGHGNGGTVYKVRHRRTAAVYALKLLHTDTDASLRRQVSREVEILRHTDSPFVVRFHGVILPPSGDVAVLLEQMDAGSLDSLLRRRGNRPFPEPALAEIARQALHGLAYLHSHQIVHRDLKPSNLLVNRSGEVKIADFGVGKILRRSLDPCLSYVGTCAYMSPERFDPESYGGDYDPYAADVWSLGLAVLELYLGHFPLLPAGQRPDWAALMCAICFGEPPAPPPEGEASEDFRGFIGCCLQKESGKRWSVAELLGHPFVAGRDRSESARALRDLIAETAES; this is translated from the coding sequence ATGGCCGTTGTTCGGCAGAGAAGGGTTAACCTGACACTCGAGCTCCCCCTCCCAGACTCCGCCTCCGCCACCGGCGACTGCCGCCTCCGCTTGCCCCTCCCCGCTCCCCCAGCTGTCGCCGCCTCCGCCTCCGCCTCCACCTCCGAGCACCGCCTCTCCGACTTCGAGAAGCTCCAGGTGCTTGGCCACGGCAACGGCGGCACGGTCTACAAGGTCCGTCACCGCCGAACGGCGGCGGTGTACGCTCTGAAGCTCCTCCACACCGACACCGACGCCTCCCTCCGCCGCCAGGTCTCCCGCGAGGTCGAGATCCTCCGGCACACCGACTCCCCCTTCGTCGTCCGCTTCCACGGTGTCATCCTCCCCCCATCCGGTGATGTGGCGGTCCTCCTCGAGCAGATGGACGCCGGCTCCCTCGACTCCCTCCTCCGCCGCCGTGGGAACCGCCCCTTCCCGGAGCCCGCCCTAGCCGAGATCGCCCGCCAGGCGCTCCACGGCCTCGCCTACCTCCACTCCCACCAGATCGTCCACCGCGACCTCAAGCCCTCCAACCTCCTCGTCAACCGCTCCGGCGAGGTCAAGATTGCCGACTTCGGGGTGGGCAAGATCCTCCGGCGGTCGCTGGACCCGTGCCTCTCCTACGTGGGGACGTGCGCGTATATGAGCCCGGAGCGGTTCGATCCGGAGTCGTACGGTGGGGACTACGACCCCTACGCGGCCGACGTGTGGAGCCTGGGATTGGCGGTACTGGAGCTGTATCTGGGGCACTTCCCGCTGCTGCCGGCGGGTCAGCGCCCGGACTGGGCGGCGCTGATGTGTGCGATCTGCTTCGGGGAGCCACCagcgccgccgccggagggggaagCGTCGGAGGATTTCCGGGGCTTCATCGGGTGCTGCCTCCAGAAGGAGTCCGGGAAGCGGTGGTCGGTGGCGGAGCTTCTCGGCCACCCCTTCGTCGCTGGGCGGGACCGGTCCGAGTCGGCCCGGGCGCTTAGGGACCTGATCGCCGAAACGGCCGAGTCGTGA